The Metabacillus endolithicus nucleotide sequence TTGAATTAATTTGATCAAAGGTGTATTATTGTATTATTTTTTAATTAATATACCACTTTAATTGGATCAACAGCTAAAATATTAACTCCATTTAATTCAATCCAAATATAAGAATGATCAACTTCTAACCCACTAACATTTGTAATTGTGGAATGAATCTCTTCTTGTGTTTCAAAGCTAGTTGTTCCAAGAAATCCATTTGGCTGAATTAGATCCTCTGCTAGGTTTATAGAAATTGTGGTATCGTTCTGAGATAAATAAGCTGCTTGACTTTCTTGTGGTATGGTAAGACAGACTAAAGTTAAACCAAATAATAAAGTCAATAATTTAAATTTCATTTAAAGTTCCCCTTTCTTTTGAATGAACAAAAAGGCATCGACCACCTCAGGATGAAACAAACGTCCTCTCTCTTTCTTAATTTCTTCTAGAGCTGATTCTAAGGGGCGTCCTTGACTATAAACACGTACACTAGTCATAGCATCAAATGAATCTATGACTGCAACAATATTGGCTAAAAATGAGATATCATCACCTTTTAGGCCTTTGGGATATCCTGTGCCGTTATATCTTTCATGGTGTTGTTCTACAATCGTGCTCGCTTTTTCTAATATAGGAATCCCAGTTTTCTTTAAAAGTGTAAATTTCCATAAATAGTATGGAGTTTCATCTCTTCATACTCCTCGACTTTGTTTGCCAGGCTTATTCAATATGCGATCTGGAACTTTTGTTTTCCCTATGTCGTGTAAGAATGAACCGAAGTTTAATTCCAACATTGCTTCCGATGAAAGTCCCATTACTTCGCCAACTTTCATAGAGAGGTCCTTAATTCGACTACAATGGTCTGCAGTATATCCATCTTTTTCCTCTACCGTTACTGCAAGGTCCATATATTCCTTTACCTGTTCATCGACACTGTCATACATGCTATCAGAAGAGATGTATAAAAATTCTGTTTCTCCTATAGCTTTAAATAAGGTGTCTTCTAAAATAGGATCCATGATAAGATGATCTCCTATTGAAGCTATCTTTAATGTGTCTTTTTCTTTCCACGAAAGAGATCCTTTAAGGATGTAAACAAATTCAAGACCATCCCATCCAGCGATAGGACCAACTGCCCAACGGTTACCATCTCCAAGTCTATGATGAAGGATGTCTAATCCCTTTTTTTCAGTTAGCTGACGAATCGTAACACCATTAATGCTAGTCTCATTTTTATATCCCCCGTAAGGGATATGGATAATGTTGTTGTTTTTAGAATTCAATGCCCTAGTAGTCCTTTCGTTCATTTCTGATCAATTATACAACCTTCTTATCACTTCGACAATATATGACAAAAATGAAATTTATGGTCAACTAAAGATCTGATAAAATTTATTATCTCCTTAATTTATACTTAATATTTAATTCCTTTATCTAATAAGAAAGGGTATTGATGCAAACAAGAGGGGAAGGGCGAGAGTGAAATATCACCAAAACTATTTTGAAAATTGTATACCATGTAATTCACAGCGAAAAAGGTATAGCATACAATTAACAATGCTTTAGTGGTTTCGGATCCAGGTTTCTTAAGCCACTGAATAGGCAAAACTAGATGGAGTATCTGTTTATAATTCTCCAACAAAAGGTTGATAGCGAGTAGCACACTTAAGATATAAATACAAAACTTATCTTTCTGTGATTATTTAGAGCTATTGAAGCAACTGAGGTCACTATTACCCTGAACAAATGCATTTATAGGAAGTGTTTTTTGGTTTCCAAAAGGTTCTCTTTAAAAAAGGTAGAGGGAGTCAAAATCGACTCTTTGAATAAAATAATATGCTGTTTCTTAATTGAATGAATAAAATACAGAGTTATAT carries:
- a CDS encoding HD-GYP domain-containing protein, translated to MPILEKASTIVEQHHERYNGTGYPKGLKGDDISFLANIVAVIDSFDAMTSVRVYSQGRPLESALEEIKKERGRLFHPEVVDAFLFIQKKGEL
- a CDS encoding HD-GYP domain-containing protein, encoding MNSKNNNIIHIPYGGYKNETSINGVTIRQLTEKKGLDILHHRLGDGNRWAVGPIAGWDGLEFVYILKGSLSWKEKDTLKIASIGDHLIMDPILEDTLFKAIGETEFLYISSDSMYDSVDEQVKEYMDLAVTVEEKDGYTADHCSRIKDLSMKVGEVMGLSSEAMLELNFGSFLHDIGKTKVPDRILNKPGKQSRGV